A single region of the Prochlorococcus marinus str. MIT 0917 genome encodes:
- a CDS encoding tetratricopeptide repeat protein: MDNSFKKEQGSKKIAEVKTYPIPFALDKNQENLTINTNNPSKRSQEQIINQALSFHSQGNIPEASKHYQKFINLGFHDYRVFSNYGVILRDLGKLKEAEISIRKAIEIKPSLAEVHYNLGNTLKDLGKLKEAEISIRKAIEIKPDYAKAHYNLGLILLEKDEHDLSIKHFSKSADLLRGQNNKELTHKRFTTISKAKIIHDIEQFEYLVSQGFENNKFTDLAILYRKISAEINWPSDTQLITLNNQHQSLLKDSYNRLIHVIEAPRLQKKTMNSSINIEEVTKNYLDHEFGLTYIDNFLSPAALESLRKFLLGSTIWFDIKNGGYLGAYLKEGLASPLIIQIAEELSKKLPRIFKNHPIKQIWAYKYDSRAKKENSLLRGIKVHADQAAINVNFWITPQEANLNSNSGGLIVYDVEAPHDWDFRIYNNPNDKTKIREELKKSKGNKQIIPHNENRAVIFNSNLFHETDNYEFKEGYQNRRINITMLFGERVSN, from the coding sequence ATGGATAATTCATTTAAAAAAGAGCAAGGAAGCAAGAAAATCGCTGAAGTTAAAACATATCCAATTCCATTTGCTTTAGACAAAAATCAGGAAAATCTGACTATTAATACGAATAATCCTTCTAAACGATCTCAAGAACAAATAATTAATCAAGCACTCAGTTTTCATTCACAAGGAAACATTCCAGAAGCATCAAAACATTATCAAAAATTTATCAATCTAGGTTTTCATGATTACAGGGTTTTTTCTAATTATGGAGTCATATTGAGAGATCTTGGCAAATTAAAAGAAGCTGAAATATCCATTCGAAAAGCAATTGAAATCAAACCTAGTCTCGCAGAGGTGCATTACAATCTGGGAAACACATTGAAAGATCTTGGCAAATTAAAAGAAGCTGAAATATCCATTCGAAAAGCTATTGAAATCAAACCTGATTACGCAAAGGCTCATTACAATTTGGGATTAATACTCCTTGAAAAAGATGAACATGACTTATCTATAAAACATTTTTCCAAAAGTGCTGATTTACTGAGGGGTCAAAATAATAAAGAATTAACTCATAAAAGATTCACTACCATTAGTAAAGCTAAAATAATTCATGATATTGAACAATTTGAATATTTAGTTTCACAAGGTTTTGAGAATAACAAATTTACTGATCTTGCTATTCTTTATAGAAAAATCTCTGCTGAAATCAATTGGCCATCTGATACCCAATTAATTACTCTAAATAATCAACATCAAAGTCTTCTTAAAGATAGCTATAATCGTTTAATTCATGTAATAGAAGCACCTAGATTACAAAAAAAAACAATGAATAGTTCCATAAATATTGAAGAAGTTACAAAGAACTATTTAGATCATGAATTCGGACTGACTTACATTGATAATTTCTTAAGTCCTGCTGCTCTGGAATCTCTTCGCAAATTTTTACTGGGAAGTACAATTTGGTTCGATATTAAAAATGGTGGATATCTTGGCGCTTATTTAAAAGAAGGTTTAGCTAGTCCATTAATTATTCAAATAGCGGAAGAATTAAGCAAGAAATTACCAAGAATCTTCAAAAATCATCCAATAAAGCAGATATGGGCTTACAAGTATGATAGTCGCGCAAAAAAAGAAAATTCATTACTCAGAGGCATCAAAGTTCACGCAGATCAGGCAGCGATAAATGTAAATTTTTGGATTACTCCTCAAGAAGCCAACTTAAATTCTAATTCTGGTGGTTTAATTGTCTACGATGTAGAAGCTCCACATGATTGGGATTTTAGAATTTACAATAATCCTAATGACAAAACAAAAATACGAGAAGAGCTAAAAAAAAGTAAAGGCAATAAACAAATTATTCCACATAACGAAAATCGTGCTGTTATCTTCAATTCTAATTTATTTCATGAAACTGATAATTATGAATTCAAAGAAGGATATCAAAATCGCCGAATTAATATCACGATGTTATTTGGAGAAAGGGTTAGTAATTAG
- a CDS encoding tetratricopeptide repeat protein has product MESSSQKGEGKKKITEVKTLAVPFALGENKENITVTTNQFSKFSKEQLIKQAFKFHSQGNTLEAAQYYQRFINQGFKDYRVFSNFGTILQSLGNLKEAELSYRKAIEIKPDFADSNYNLGTTLQALGNLKEAELSYLKAIEINPDFAEAHNNLGIILNDVGKLQEAELSYRKALKLNPNFADAHNNLGNLLKELGNLKEAELSIRKAIELKPDFANAHYNLGNLLKELGNLKEAELSIRKAIELKTNFAEAHSNLGSILIDLGKLQDAELSTRKAIQLNPNYAEAHSNLGNILSDLGKLQDAELSTRKAIQLNPNYAEAHSNLGNILSDLDKSQEAFNSYLKAIDINPTLSNIYTTITRFLKYSDPSQLNKSKLKYILNLLLERNDISHKELFYSFKFAYSNELINNLEKLDSDISQIDLIINDKVIINALKKIIFTDQELETLLTKIRRNICNLISKDIKSINYSQLQFIITLGEQCFFNEYIYSVTEEENISINTIINRCIDGELSETNVSILSCYFPLYKLLNRIPLLKSFTSYHQSFKELIKLQIIEPLNEIELSKNIKKLGSINDDISQKVKSQYEENPYPRWRYSSHQTNQKISIIQAINNEIIPNYIKQNIDNHQLTILIAGCGTGQQILQSQRYKNAQVTAIDLSLSSLAYAQRKVNELGITNVELIQMDILEVSLLKRKFDVIECGGVLHHMNDPSQGLKALVSVLKNNGFLKLGLYSRIAIKDVIAAAQHISSRNLDPTLENIHLFREEVFSGKYPGNKDFVNFNDFYSSSEVRDFFFHYQAHYIYLSQLEEILKQRSLKFLGFLLPQQIKSLYKNYFPEDKKQTNLQNWATFEEKHPNTFRGMYQFWVSKISI; this is encoded by the coding sequence GTGGAAAGTTCTAGTCAAAAAGGAGAAGGAAAGAAGAAAATTACTGAGGTGAAAACATTAGCAGTTCCATTTGCTTTAGGGGAAAATAAAGAAAATATTACTGTTACTACTAATCAATTCTCTAAATTTTCTAAAGAGCAATTAATTAAACAAGCATTCAAGTTTCATTCACAAGGAAACACTCTAGAAGCAGCACAATATTATCAACGGTTCATAAATCAAGGTTTCAAAGATTACAGAGTTTTTTCTAATTTTGGCACCATATTACAATCACTGGGAAATTTAAAAGAAGCAGAATTATCATACCGGAAAGCAATTGAAATTAAACCTGATTTTGCAGATTCAAATTATAATCTTGGAACCACATTACAAGCACTGGGAAATTTAAAAGAAGCAGAATTATCATACCTCAAAGCAATTGAAATCAATCCTGATTTTGCAGAGGCACATAACAATCTGGGAATAATATTGAATGATGTTGGTAAATTGCAAGAAGCAGAGTTGTCATATCGCAAAGCACTTAAACTTAATCCAAATTTCGCAGATGCGCATAACAATCTGGGAAACTTATTGAAAGAACTTGGAAACTTAAAAGAAGCAGAATTATCCATTCGCAAAGCAATTGAACTTAAACCTGATTTCGCAAATGCTCATTACAATCTAGGAAACTTATTAAAAGAACTTGGAAACTTAAAAGAAGCAGAATTATCCATTCGCAAAGCAATTGAATTGAAAACTAACTTTGCAGAAGCGCATTCCAATCTGGGAAGCATATTGATAGATCTTGGCAAATTACAAGATGCAGAATTATCCACTCGCAAAGCAATTCAACTCAATCCTAATTACGCAGAAGCGCATTCCAATCTAGGAAACATATTGAGTGATCTTGGCAAATTACAAGATGCAGAATTATCCACTCGCAAAGCAATTCAACTCAATCCTAATTACGCAGAAGCGCATTCCAATCTGGGAAACATATTGAGTGATCTTGACAAATCACAAGAAGCATTTAATTCTTATCTAAAAGCAATTGATATCAATCCAACACTTTCTAATATTTATACCACAATAACTAGATTCCTAAAATATTCAGATCCATCTCAATTAAACAAATCAAAATTAAAATATATATTAAATCTTCTACTAGAAAGAAATGACATCTCTCATAAAGAATTATTCTATTCATTTAAATTTGCTTATAGCAATGAATTAATCAATAATCTAGAAAAATTAGATTCAGACATTTCACAAATAGACTTAATTATTAATGATAAAGTCATAATTAATGCACTTAAAAAGATTATATTTACTGATCAAGAATTGGAGACACTGCTAACCAAAATAAGACGAAATATATGCAATCTTATCTCTAAAGATATAAAGAGCATTAATTACTCGCAATTACAATTTATTATCACATTAGGTGAGCAATGCTTCTTTAATGAATATATTTATTCAGTTACTGAAGAAGAAAATATATCTATTAATACAATCATCAATAGATGTATAGATGGCGAATTAAGTGAAACAAATGTTTCTATTTTATCTTGTTATTTTCCGCTATATAAACTTCTGAATCGGATACCCTTATTAAAATCTTTTACTTCTTATCATCAAAGTTTTAAAGAACTAATAAAATTACAAATAATAGAACCTCTAAATGAAATTGAATTATCTAAAAATATCAAAAAATTAGGGTCAATTAATGATGATATTTCTCAAAAAGTAAAATCTCAATATGAAGAAAATCCATATCCTAGATGGAGATATAGTAGTCATCAAACAAATCAAAAGATATCTATTATTCAAGCAATTAATAATGAAATTATTCCTAATTATATAAAACAAAATATAGATAATCATCAATTAACAATTCTTATTGCTGGGTGTGGTACAGGTCAGCAGATTTTACAATCGCAAAGGTATAAGAATGCTCAAGTAACTGCTATAGATTTAAGTTTATCTAGTCTTGCTTATGCGCAAAGGAAGGTAAATGAACTTGGGATTACCAATGTTGAACTAATTCAAATGGATATATTAGAAGTTAGTTTGCTAAAAAGAAAATTTGATGTGATTGAATGTGGAGGTGTATTGCACCATATGAATGATCCCTCACAAGGATTGAAAGCATTAGTAAGTGTTTTAAAAAATAATGGTTTCCTGAAATTGGGTTTATATAGCAGAATTGCGATCAAAGATGTAATTGCCGCCGCACAACATATATCCTCAAGGAATTTGGACCCTACATTAGAAAATATCCATTTATTTAGAGAAGAAGTCTTTTCAGGCAAGTATCCTGGGAATAAAGATTTTGTAAACTTCAATGATTTCTACTCTTCATCTGAGGTTCGTGATTTTTTCTTTCATTATCAAGCGCATTATATTTATCTAAGTCAACTCGAAGAAATATTGAAGCAAAGATCCTTGAAATTCTTAGGTTTCTTACTACCACAACAAATTAAATCACTCTACAAAAACTATTTCCCAGAAGATAAAAAACAAACGAACTTACAAAACTGGGCAACATTTGAAGAGAAACATCCCAATACCTTCAGAGGAATGTATCAGTTCTGGGTTTCCAAGATTTCTATCTGA
- a CDS encoding sulfotransferase family protein → MDSSSQEGEEMSKITKVKTFAVPFPLRESKGNLTVNTNTPSKPSKEQIINQAFKFHSQGNILEATKYYQYFINEGFKDHRVFSNYGIILQDLGSLKEAELSCRKAIEINPYFAEAHSNLGIILRDLGKLQEAELSCRKAIEINPYYAEAHSNLGNVLIDLGKLQEAEISYRKAIKIKPNYAKGYYNLGGILRDYGEFQDAELSTRKAIEINPNFAEAHSNLGIILKDLGKLQEAELSTRKAIEINPDFTEAYYSLSLLKFSDENNKWQNQLFSKSILNNKSQKDQVKIYLARANICHKEKHYKASAKYLILANNLKLILQPSIADHLINQSKVLLIESDKQEINQQEYAKSPESIFIVGMPRSGSTLLESIISMNYIVDDLGETDILMETFLDNKKGDQVLTLAEGYWNKIKDLKKQSNITTNKNLYNYQYAGIIAKQIPNAKIIHCFRDPLDNILSIYRTHFAKGNEYSSSLVDCARVYLNQDEVMTKYKNRFRSKIYDLNYESLVRNPDQVIKSLIAWLGWKWNDSYLSPHLNERSVSTASNVQVRSPINSKSIGGWKNYKEMLKPAIGILTQTDKYRDITS, encoded by the coding sequence ATGGATAGTTCTAGTCAAGAAGGAGAAGAAATGAGTAAAATTACAAAGGTGAAAACATTTGCAGTTCCATTTCCATTAAGAGAAAGCAAAGGAAATCTTACTGTTAATACCAATACTCCTTCTAAACCTTCTAAAGAACAAATAATCAATCAAGCATTTAAGTTTCATTCACAAGGAAATATTTTAGAAGCAACTAAATATTATCAATATTTCATCAATGAAGGATTTAAAGATCACAGGGTTTTTTCTAATTATGGAATCATATTGCAAGATCTTGGAAGCTTAAAAGAAGCAGAATTATCATGCCGCAAAGCAATTGAAATCAATCCTTATTTTGCAGAAGCCCATTCCAATCTGGGAATCATATTGAGAGATCTTGGTAAATTACAAGAAGCAGAATTGTCTTGCCGCAAAGCAATTGAAATCAATCCTTATTACGCAGAGGCGCATTCCAATCTGGGAAACGTATTGATAGATCTTGGTAAATTACAAGAAGCAGAAATCTCATATCGCAAAGCAATAAAAATTAAACCTAATTACGCAAAAGGATATTACAATCTAGGAGGCATATTGAGAGATTATGGCGAATTTCAAGACGCAGAATTATCCACTCGCAAAGCAATTGAAATAAATCCTAATTTTGCAGAAGCCCATTCCAACCTGGGAATCATATTGAAAGATCTTGGTAAATTACAAGAAGCAGAATTATCTACTCGCAAAGCAATTGAAATCAACCCTGATTTCACAGAAGCATACTATTCACTATCGTTACTTAAATTTTCTGATGAAAATAATAAATGGCAGAATCAACTCTTTTCTAAAAGTATCTTAAATAACAAATCACAAAAAGATCAAGTAAAAATTTACTTAGCAAGAGCAAATATTTGTCATAAGGAAAAACATTATAAAGCAAGTGCAAAATATCTTATATTGGCAAATAATTTAAAACTTATTCTTCAGCCATCAATAGCAGATCATTTAATCAACCAATCTAAAGTATTGCTGATTGAATCTGATAAACAAGAAATTAATCAACAAGAATACGCAAAATCACCAGAGAGTATTTTCATTGTAGGGATGCCCAGAAGTGGTTCTACATTATTGGAATCAATTATTAGTATGAATTATATTGTTGATGATTTAGGGGAGACTGATATCCTCATGGAAACATTCCTAGATAATAAAAAAGGTGATCAAGTATTAACACTTGCTGAGGGATATTGGAATAAAATCAAAGACCTTAAGAAACAATCCAACATAACAACTAATAAAAACTTATATAATTATCAATACGCAGGTATCATTGCCAAGCAAATACCTAACGCAAAAATTATTCACTGTTTTCGCGATCCCTTAGATAATATTCTTTCAATCTACCGAACACATTTTGCTAAAGGGAATGAATATTCTTCATCCCTAGTGGATTGCGCAAGAGTTTATTTAAATCAAGACGAAGTAATGACAAAATATAAGAATAGATTCAGATCCAAAATTTACGACTTAAATTATGAATCATTAGTAAGAAATCCTGATCAAGTAATTAAATCTTTAATTGCTTGGTTAGGTTGGAAATGGAATGATTCATATCTATCGCCACATCTAAATGAACGGTCTGTTTCAACAGCAAGCAATGTTCAAGTTCGTTCCCCAATCAATTCAAAATCAATTGGTGGATGGAAAAATTACAAAGAGATGCTGAAACCTGCTATAGGAATCCTTACTCAAACAGATAAATATCGAGACATAACCTCCTAA
- a CDS encoding class I SAM-dependent methyltransferase, producing the protein MDSSTKERKEKKKITEVKTFPVPLALGEIKTNITINTNTRSKPSKEQIINQAFKFHAQGNTLEAAKYYQYFIDQGFKDHRVFSNYGAISKGLGKSKEAEVLYRKAIEIKPDFANPYYNLGNLLKDVGKSKEAEVLYRKAIEIKSDYADAHLNLGNLLRDIGKLQEAELSYRKSIEIKPDYVDVHLNLGNILKDLGKSEDAFDSYLKAIEINPRRSNIYPVITRFLKDSDPSQLNKSKLKYIINLLLEKNDVPHEELFNAFHFLYRNEITLILEKLDSDFSQIELLINNKVIINAIKKTIFCDQKLEELLTKVRRTICDRIAKNIETINYQQLQFLIALGEQCFLNEYIYLFTQEENISVNTIIQRCKEGEVNETNIAILSCYFPLYKLTEQIPSLKSFDSSNKSFKGLIELQISEPLKEICLSKKITKLGSINDYVSQKVKSQYEKNPYPRWRYGNNSESQKISISQGINNEIKPNYISSSNVDSQLNVLVAGCGTGNQILHTQSYKDAHVTAIDLSLSSLAYAQRKVNELGIDNVELIQMDILEISLLEKKFDLIICSGVLHHMYDPSKGLKALVSVLKNNGFLKFGLYSEVARQDIVKARNYITSKQIQPNEDNIRSFRQKIISGELEDLNSLTTFKDFYALSECRDLCFHTQEHRFTIKQLQETLKSNELEFLGFLLPKPVKSLYKQYFPEDKKQTNLQNWEKFEEKQPHTFRGMYQFWVSKMTT; encoded by the coding sequence ATGGATAGTTCTACTAAAGAAAGAAAAGAAAAAAAGAAAATTACTGAGGTGAAAACATTCCCAGTTCCATTAGCTTTAGGAGAAATCAAAACCAATATTACTATTAATACAAATACGCGTTCTAAACCCTCTAAAGAACAAATAATCAATCAAGCATTTAAGTTTCATGCACAAGGAAATACTTTAGAAGCAGCAAAATATTATCAATATTTCATAGATCAAGGATTCAAAGATCACAGAGTTTTTTCTAATTATGGAGCAATTTCAAAAGGTCTAGGTAAATCCAAAGAAGCAGAAGTGTTATATCGCAAAGCAATTGAGATTAAACCTGATTTCGCAAATCCTTATTACAATCTGGGAAATTTGTTAAAAGATGTTGGTAAATCAAAAGAAGCAGAAGTGTTATATCGCAAAGCAATTGAAATTAAATCTGATTATGCAGATGCTCATTTAAATCTGGGAAATTTGTTAAGAGATATTGGCAAATTACAAGAAGCAGAATTGTCATACCGTAAATCAATTGAAATTAAACCTGATTACGTAGATGTGCATTTAAATCTGGGAAATATACTGAAAGATCTTGGCAAATCAGAAGACGCATTTGATTCTTATCTGAAAGCAATTGAAATCAATCCAAGACGTTCTAATATTTATCCCGTAATAACTAGATTCCTCAAAGATTCAGACCCATCCCAATTAAATAAATCAAAATTAAAATATATCATAAATCTTTTGCTAGAGAAGAATGATGTTCCTCATGAAGAATTATTCAATGCATTTCACTTTTTATATAGAAATGAAATAACCCTTATTCTAGAAAAATTAGATTCAGACTTCTCCCAAATAGAATTACTTATCAATAATAAAGTCATAATTAATGCAATTAAAAAGACTATCTTTTGTGATCAAAAGTTGGAGGAACTGCTAACAAAAGTAAGAAGAACTATATGCGATCGTATCGCGAAAAATATAGAGACTATTAATTATCAACAATTACAATTTCTTATTGCATTAGGAGAGCAATGCTTCTTGAATGAATATATTTATTTATTTACTCAAGAAGAAAATATATCTGTTAACACAATCATCCAAAGATGTAAAGAGGGGGAAGTAAATGAAACAAATATTGCGATTTTATCTTGTTATTTCCCATTATATAAACTTACTGAACAAATACCATCTTTAAAATCGTTTGATTCATCTAATAAAAGTTTTAAAGGACTAATAGAATTGCAAATATCAGAACCTCTAAAAGAAATTTGCTTGTCTAAAAAGATAACAAAACTAGGATCAATTAATGATTATGTTTCTCAAAAAGTAAAATCTCAATATGAAAAGAATCCATATCCTAGATGGAGATATGGAAATAATTCAGAAAGTCAAAAAATATCTATTTCACAAGGAATTAATAATGAAATCAAACCTAATTATATCAGTTCTAGTAATGTAGATAGTCAATTAAATGTTCTAGTAGCGGGATGTGGAACAGGTAATCAAATCTTACATACACAGAGTTATAAGGATGCTCATGTTACTGCTATAGATTTAAGTTTATCTAGCCTTGCATATGCTCAAAGGAAAGTAAATGAACTTGGAATTGATAATGTTGAACTAATTCAGATGGATATCTTGGAAATAAGTTTACTAGAAAAAAAGTTTGATCTTATTATATGTTCGGGTGTTTTACACCATATGTATGATCCCTCAAAAGGTTTGAAAGCATTAGTAAGTGTTTTAAAAAATAATGGTTTTCTTAAATTCGGTTTATATAGCGAAGTAGCAAGACAAGATATAGTTAAAGCAAGAAATTATATTACCAGCAAACAAATTCAACCAAATGAGGATAACATTCGTAGTTTTAGACAAAAAATTATTTCGGGTGAGTTAGAAGATTTAAACTCATTAACAACATTTAAGGACTTTTACGCATTATCGGAGTGCCGTGATCTATGCTTTCACACCCAAGAACATAGATTCACCATTAAGCAACTACAAGAAACTCTCAAATCTAATGAATTAGAGTTTCTTGGATTCTTGCTTCCAAAACCAGTTAAATCACTCTATAAGCAATATTTCCCAGAGGATAAAAAACAAACAAACTTACAAAACTGGGAAAAATTTGAAGAAAAACAGCCACATACCTTCAGAGGAATGTATCAGTTCTGGGTTTCTAAAATGACTACCTGA
- a CDS encoding tetratricopeptide repeat protein has product MDRKKTKGSEKEERRKNKITEVKPFPVPFALGEIKTNITINTNTRSKPSKEQIIDQAFRFHSQGNTLEAAKYYQYFIDQGFNEPRVYSNYGAISQGQGKSKKAEVLYRKAIEIKPDFADAHYNLANLLQAIGKLQEAEVLYRKAIEIKPDYTDAHLNLGNLLKDISKLQEAELSYRKSIEIKPDYAQAHLNLGIILRDLGKLEEAELYTRKAIEINSDSPDNYLILGSILELNNKLKEAKNSFTKAQLLKPDLDMYMGFASLYLKEKKPQNALILIDKFLEKNQSDTRALAYKTIALRGVNKFDEFNKLINFPKLVKKIYSQNLIKEDIFEFNKKFRNSLLVDPRRKTEENQIGWAIRGGTVIRALFEDMSNPFISQFHRMLSQAIEIYIKDLPVDFDHPFLRKQIDQASIDNCWVNFLEPGDFQSNHIHNNGWLSGVYYLDEPKVEKNKSNAGWIEFNRSGYKLPHFGGEKEIKLIKPKVGMFILFPSYLWHGTIPYKAAYTRGSISFDITIK; this is encoded by the coding sequence ATGGATAGAAAAAAAACGAAAGGTTCGGAGAAAGAAGAGCGACGAAAAAATAAAATTACTGAGGTGAAACCATTCCCAGTTCCATTTGCTTTAGGAGAAATCAAAACCAATATTACTATTAATACAAATACGCGTTCTAAACCCTCTAAAGAACAAATAATCGATCAAGCATTTAGGTTTCATTCACAAGGAAATACTTTAGAAGCAGCAAAATATTATCAATATTTCATAGATCAAGGATTCAATGAACCCAGAGTTTATTCAAATTATGGAGCAATTTCACAAGGTCAAGGTAAATCAAAAAAAGCAGAAGTGTTATATCGCAAAGCAATTGAAATTAAACCTGATTTCGCAGATGCTCATTACAATCTGGCAAATTTGTTACAAGCTATTGGTAAATTACAAGAAGCAGAAGTGTTATATCGCAAAGCAATTGAAATTAAACCTGATTACACAGATGCTCATTTAAATCTGGGAAATTTATTAAAAGATATTAGCAAATTACAAGAAGCAGAATTGTCATACCGTAAATCAATTGAAATTAAACCTGATTACGCACAGGCGCATTTAAATCTGGGAATTATATTGAGAGATCTTGGCAAATTAGAAGAAGCAGAATTATACACTCGTAAAGCAATTGAAATTAATTCTGATTCCCCAGATAATTATTTAATTCTGGGCTCAATATTAGAATTAAATAACAAATTAAAAGAAGCAAAAAATAGTTTCACGAAAGCCCAGCTTTTAAAGCCTGATTTAGATATGTATATGGGGTTTGCGAGTTTATATCTAAAAGAAAAAAAGCCTCAAAATGCTTTAATTCTAATCGACAAATTTCTTGAAAAAAATCAAAGTGATACGAGAGCATTAGCGTACAAAACTATTGCGTTAAGAGGAGTCAATAAATTCGATGAATTTAACAAATTAATTAACTTTCCAAAACTAGTCAAAAAAATTTATAGCCAAAACCTAATCAAAGAAGACATTTTTGAATTTAATAAGAAATTCAGAAATTCATTATTGGTAGATCCTCGTAGAAAAACTGAAGAAAATCAAATTGGATGGGCAATTAGAGGGGGTACTGTGATAAGAGCATTATTTGAAGATATGAGCAATCCCTTCATTTCACAATTTCATAGAATGTTATCTCAAGCTATAGAAATTTATATAAAAGATTTACCAGTAGATTTTGATCACCCTTTTTTAAGAAAACAAATTGATCAAGCATCTATTGATAATTGCTGGGTAAATTTTTTAGAGCCAGGAGATTTCCAGTCAAATCATATCCACAATAATGGATGGTTAAGCGGTGTTTATTATTTAGATGAACCAAAAGTTGAAAAAAACAAATCAAATGCTGGATGGATCGAATTCAATCGTTCAGGCTATAAATTACCTCACTTTGGCGGAGAAAAAGAGATCAAATTAATAAAGCCAAAAGTTGGAATGTTTATATTGTTTCCATCGTATCTTTGGCACGGGACTATTCCTTATAAAGCTGCTTACACAAGAGGAAGTATCTCATTTGATATAACAATCAAATAG
- a CDS encoding 2OG-Fe(II) oxygenase — protein MKKNFIKTNNLNPHFIGSWTLESLSICDDLISYFELNLAKQKKGITVSGINPNIKDSSDILIQPKEIILPGNEAFKAYFEELFICYKNYIDEWPFLKNLAQKLEISSFNLQRYKPGQHFKAIHTERTSIDSSHRIFAFMTYLNDVEEGGSTYFSHYDLEIQPRKGLTLIWPAEWTHAHRGNILREGSKYIITGWICFAN, from the coding sequence ATGAAAAAAAATTTCATAAAAACAAATAATCTTAATCCTCATTTTATTGGATCTTGGACCCTAGAATCATTATCTATATGTGACGATCTTATTAGCTATTTTGAACTCAATTTAGCCAAACAAAAAAAAGGAATCACAGTGAGTGGGATTAATCCTAATATCAAAGATAGTAGTGATATTTTGATTCAACCAAAAGAAATTATTCTACCTGGTAATGAAGCATTTAAGGCTTATTTTGAAGAACTTTTTATATGCTATAAAAACTATATAGACGAATGGCCTTTTTTAAAAAATTTAGCTCAAAAATTAGAAATTAGTTCCTTCAATCTTCAAAGATATAAACCTGGCCAACATTTCAAGGCAATACATACTGAGCGAACAAGCATAGATAGTTCTCACCGTATTTTTGCTTTTATGACCTACTTAAATGATGTTGAAGAAGGTGGTTCAACATATTTCAGTCATTATGATCTTGAAATACAACCAAGAAAAGGACTAACTTTAATATGGCCTGCTGAATGGACTCACGCACATAGAGGTAACATTTTAAGAGAAGGTTCAAAATATATCATTACTGGATGGATCTGTTTTGCTAATTAA